A genomic stretch from Methanomassiliicoccales archaeon includes:
- a CDS encoding serine protein kinase RIO: MARRDSIAFIERELEKIRVKQKGVEDRKVLDQVFDKETLLAIYKMMTDGIIETVECPISTGKEGNVFLCKKVDGGFVALKIYRIATATFRRISRYIQGDPRFKGLSGNHRKIIFAWASKEFRNLQRFSEAGVRVPLPIKFHKNLLAMEYIGTEQAPAPLMKDVALEDPEEIYSLIIEYMRLAFQKAELVHGDLSEYNVLIHEGKPVIIDCGQAMVTDHPNALDYLRRDITNINEYFRSLGVKVTDNDEVFRLVTGGEK; this comes from the coding sequence ATGGCAAGAAGAGACTCTATCGCATTTATTGAGAGGGAGCTCGAAAAAATTCGAGTCAAGCAAAAGGGAGTCGAAGATCGCAAGGTGCTTGATCAGGTCTTCGACAAAGAAACGCTCCTGGCTATTTACAAAATGATGACGGATGGGATCATAGAAACGGTCGAATGTCCGATTTCGACGGGTAAGGAGGGAAACGTATTTCTCTGCAAAAAAGTAGATGGTGGCTTTGTTGCGCTTAAGATTTACAGAATTGCGACGGCGACCTTTCGAAGGATTTCAAGGTACATTCAAGGCGATCCTCGATTCAAAGGTCTTTCTGGAAATCATCGAAAGATCATCTTCGCGTGGGCCTCAAAAGAATTCAGAAATCTTCAACGATTCAGCGAGGCTGGTGTGAGAGTTCCGCTTCCGATCAAATTTCATAAGAATCTGCTTGCGATGGAATATATCGGCACCGAGCAGGCACCGGCACCGCTGATGAAAGACGTCGCCCTTGAAGACCCAGAAGAAATCTATAGTCTCATCATTGAGTATATGAGGCTCGCCTTTCAGAAAGCGGAGCTTGTGCACGGTGATCTAAGCGAATACAATGTACTCATACATGAAGGTAAGCCAGTGATCATCGATTGCGGCCAGGCGATGGTCACTGATCATCCGAACGCACTCGATTATTTAAGACGAGATATCACAAATATTAATGAATATTTTAGGTCACTCGGTGTTAAAGTAACAGACAATGATGAAGTCTTCAGATTAGTGACAGGTGGAGAGAAATGA
- a CDS encoding RNA-processing protein (similar to yeast Dim2p protein that is essential for 40S ribosomal subunit; structural studies show binding to 3' end of 16S rRNA in complex with archaeal IF2 alpha), whose product MKIVRIPVDRVGVLIGKDGETKKLLEEKTKVRMDISSDGEVTLDDSGVEDPLMSLVAVDIVRAIGRGFSPERAFRLLEEDEYLETIDIRDFVGKKPNHVIRMRARLIGTKGKTRKIIENLTGASISIYGNTVSIIANSVQMPIAKTAIEMILRGSEHATVYRYLERSRPYLRIAEMGFDY is encoded by the coding sequence ATGAAGATCGTCAGAATCCCTGTAGATCGCGTGGGTGTGCTCATCGGCAAGGATGGTGAAACGAAAAAATTACTGGAAGAAAAAACAAAGGTGCGAATGGATATCAGCTCCGATGGCGAAGTCACCCTAGACGATAGTGGAGTGGAAGATCCGCTCATGTCACTGGTAGCCGTCGATATCGTCAGGGCGATCGGTCGTGGTTTTTCACCGGAAAGAGCTTTCCGCCTGCTGGAGGAGGACGAATACCTGGAAACAATCGACATTAGAGATTTCGTCGGAAAAAAGCCGAATCACGTTATCAGAATGAGAGCAAGACTGATCGGAACAAAGGGAAAGACACGCAAGATCATCGAGAATCTCACCGGCGCTTCCATCTCGATCTACGGAAATACTGTATCAATCATCGCAAATTCCGTTCAAATGCCGATCGCGAAGACCGCGATCGAGATGATCCTCAGAGGGAGCGAGCACGCAACTGTTTACAGATATCTGGAGAGATCAAGACCTTACTTGCGAATAGCTGAAATGGGTTTCGATTATTGA
- a CDS encoding tRNA pseudouridine(54/55) synthase Pus10: MQALISKAETALKRDLCDHCLGRLFAQIGTGLTNKQRGESLRLGVTLKRVLKGEPLPMHEKCWVCEELFNSVERFAEAAVTKLSTVEYDTFLIGSKVDPEILEREERLWGEVGGEYAESIKSELNREIGKIVEAKTGKHVDFSHPDVVAVVDTRFASVELEIAPLFIYGRYKKYSREIPQTRWVCTLCRGRGCERCNFKGKMYETSIQEIIGEPILKAAKGVDHFFHGMGREDIDVRMLGNGRPFIIEIREPKKRMLDLRSLEKVINESGEGIIEVSDLRLSSRAEVKRIKSASPEKVYRVEILLNGKVNKEKINEVLQSFKNTRITQQTPTRVAHRRADKTREKKIVNITAEDIGDDVITLVIRAEAGTYIKEFVHGDGGRTRPSLSELLGVPCEVKSLDVIEVADNTGEE; this comes from the coding sequence ATGCAAGCTCTTATCTCGAAAGCTGAGACTGCCTTGAAGAGGGATCTTTGCGATCATTGTCTGGGCCGGTTATTCGCTCAAATCGGCACTGGATTGACCAATAAACAACGTGGTGAATCCCTTCGACTAGGTGTTACGCTCAAGCGGGTTTTGAAAGGCGAGCCCCTTCCAATGCATGAAAAGTGCTGGGTCTGTGAGGAATTATTCAATTCAGTCGAAAGATTCGCTGAGGCCGCTGTCACAAAACTCTCCACTGTCGAGTATGATACATTTCTCATCGGATCCAAGGTTGACCCCGAGATTTTGGAACGAGAGGAACGACTCTGGGGAGAAGTCGGTGGCGAATATGCGGAATCAATTAAGAGCGAATTGAATAGAGAGATTGGAAAGATCGTTGAGGCGAAGACTGGAAAACATGTCGATTTCAGCCATCCTGACGTTGTGGCAGTCGTCGATACAAGGTTTGCTTCCGTCGAACTCGAGATCGCTCCTCTATTCATTTACGGCCGTTACAAAAAATATTCAAGGGAAATACCGCAGACCCGCTGGGTTTGCACGCTGTGCAGAGGGAGAGGATGCGAGCGCTGCAATTTCAAAGGAAAAATGTACGAGACGAGCATCCAAGAAATCATCGGAGAACCCATCTTAAAGGCGGCGAAAGGGGTTGACCATTTCTTCCATGGGATGGGGCGAGAAGACATCGATGTCAGAATGCTCGGTAATGGCAGGCCGTTTATCATCGAAATCAGAGAACCAAAGAAAAGGATGCTCGATCTAAGATCTCTTGAAAAAGTGATCAACGAATCAGGTGAGGGGATAATCGAGGTATCTGATCTTCGATTATCCTCGCGCGCCGAAGTGAAAAGAATCAAGTCGGCATCGCCCGAAAAGGTTTATAGGGTCGAGATCCTCCTTAATGGCAAAGTTAATAAGGAAAAGATTAATGAGGTACTGCAATCATTCAAAAACACTCGTATCACTCAGCAAACACCAACCAGGGTTGCTCACAGGAGAGCGGACAAGACAAGAGAAAAAAAGATCGTCAACATCACTGCGGAGGATATTGGTGACGACGTAATTACTCTTGTCATAAGGGCTGAGGCTGGGACATATATCAAGGAGTTCGTCCACGGTGATGGCGGACGAACTAGGCCGAGCCTCTCGGAGCTTCTGGGAGTACCCTGTGAGGTGAAATCTCTGGATGTGATAGAGGTCGCTGACAACACTGGAGAGGAATGA
- a CDS encoding 50S ribosomal protein L21e has translation MVKASKGSRCKSRNILKKSPRERGLSPITREFQKFQEGDKVSIQIDSSVHRGAPDIRFHGKTGTVVGSRGRAYILQVKDGDKYKTIIARPEHLRKAA, from the coding sequence ATGGTCAAAGCGTCAAAAGGGTCGAGGTGTAAGTCGAGGAACATACTCAAGAAAAGCCCTAGAGAGAGGGGATTGTCACCGATCACACGTGAGTTTCAGAAGTTTCAAGAAGGAGACAAGGTGAGTATTCAGATCGACTCCAGTGTTCACAGAGGCGCCCCGGATATCAGATTTCACGGAAAGACAGGCACCGTTGTAGGAAGCAGAGGTCGTGCATATATTTTGCAGGTTAAAGATGGAGATAAATATAAGACAATCATCGCAAGACCCGAACACCTAAGAAAGGCTGCGTAG
- a CDS encoding RNA polymerase, with protein sequence MADERFVTLAEVEELLMEESKLRELSSEQKLALDHATRLKKLPADKAKALQKELEQIDFVSPAIACKLVDILPTHPDDVRILFTKERLILEKKHIEQILKVVEKYL encoded by the coding sequence ATGGCCGATGAACGCTTCGTCACCCTTGCTGAAGTAGAAGAGCTTCTCATGGAAGAAAGTAAGCTGAGGGAGCTCAGCTCAGAGCAGAAGCTCGCACTCGATCACGCGACCAGATTGAAAAAATTGCCAGCTGATAAAGCTAAAGCACTACAAAAGGAATTGGAACAGATTGATTTTGTTTCACCAGCTATTGCATGCAAGCTTGTCGATATCCTTCCGACTCACCCAGATGACGTTCGTATTCTCTTCACAAAGGAAAGACTTATCCTCGAGAAGAAGCACATCGAACAAATACTCAAAGTCGTGGAGAAATATCTCTAA
- a CDS encoding DUF655 domain-containing protein — translation MEDYARILDYLPQGLPSEKSFRREPIAYGLGEIEFKLFELVPKPNAQIMIGQRVYIGKDISKRTEILHVKRRVSYSELTTAAQKELPFVIEEIVKAHEQKFVQFFSDAQAITTRFHMLELLPGLGKKTMWAVLEERKKGQFQSFEDIAKRVPSIKHPEKLIAKRIEIELSDPTQKYHLFVAK, via the coding sequence TTGGAAGACTACGCTCGCATACTCGATTATTTACCCCAGGGGCTTCCATCAGAGAAATCGTTCAGAAGAGAGCCGATAGCCTACGGTCTTGGCGAAATTGAATTCAAGTTATTTGAGCTCGTTCCGAAACCCAACGCACAAATCATGATCGGCCAGAGAGTCTACATAGGAAAAGATATCAGCAAGAGAACCGAAATTCTTCATGTTAAAAGGAGAGTTAGTTACAGTGAACTTACAACTGCCGCCCAGAAGGAATTGCCATTTGTGATCGAGGAGATCGTCAAGGCGCATGAGCAGAAATTCGTTCAGTTCTTCAGTGATGCGCAGGCGATCACGACGAGATTCCACATGCTCGAATTACTTCCAGGCCTCGGCAAGAAGACGATGTGGGCAGTTCTGGAAGAGCGTAAGAAAGGACAATTCCAAAGCTTCGAAGATATTGCAAAGAGGGTCCCCTCGATCAAACATCCCGAGAAGCTCATTGCAAAGAGAATCGAAATAGAGCTGTCTGATCCGACGCAGAAATATCATCTTTTTGTGGCAAAATGA
- the rsmA gene encoding ribosomal RNA small subunit methyltransferase A, with protein sequence MRISEILEITRKYNVTPRKRKGQNFLVDERVANREIEYAQISKEDTVLEIGPGLGILTSRLVERARRVIAIEYDHGLAKYNQERFGSKLELIEGDALVVPFPPFDKIVSNIPYNISSPLIFKILEHRFKLAVIMIQKEFAERMVALPGDKGYSRLSVGTYYRADCELLEFVPRSRFWPAPEVDSMIIRLVPRDPPFRVKDEKSFFELVDLLFKYRRKKIGTVLRMSGIDVKAIEHLPYTERRVDTLAPHEIGILSDAISGLTSSEKESAQ encoded by the coding sequence ATGAGGATTTCAGAAATCCTTGAGATCACCAGGAAATATAACGTGACCCCACGGAAACGTAAGGGGCAAAACTTTCTTGTTGATGAGAGAGTTGCAAACAGGGAGATTGAGTACGCTCAAATTTCCAAAGAGGATACTGTTCTCGAGATTGGGCCAGGCTTGGGAATTCTCACGTCGAGACTCGTAGAAAGAGCGAGACGAGTGATCGCTATCGAGTATGATCACGGACTCGCGAAATACAACCAAGAGCGTTTTGGGAGCAAACTGGAATTAATTGAAGGAGATGCCCTCGTGGTCCCTTTTCCTCCTTTTGATAAAATCGTATCGAATATTCCTTATAACATTTCCTCGCCTCTGATTTTCAAGATACTCGAACATCGATTCAAGCTCGCCGTTATCATGATACAGAAGGAGTTCGCGGAGCGAATGGTCGCTCTACCTGGGGATAAAGGATACTCAAGGCTTTCGGTCGGTACCTATTACCGCGCTGATTGCGAGCTGCTTGAGTTCGTTCCGAGATCGAGATTCTGGCCAGCGCCAGAAGTCGATTCGATGATTATCCGTCTAGTGCCCCGTGACCCTCCATTCAGAGTAAAAGACGAGAAATCATTTTTTGAACTCGTTGACCTTCTTTTCAAGTACCGGCGAAAGAAGATCGGAACGGTGCTGAGAATGAGCGGAATCGACGTGAAAGCGATCGAGCACCTTCCATACACAGAGCGCAGAGTCGATACACTGGCTCCACATGAAATCGGAATTCTTTCTGATGCGATATCTGGTCTCACTTCTTCAGAAAAGGAAAGCGCTCAATGA
- a CDS encoding DUF1611 domain-containing protein, with translation MNDALVLCEGKLGTTAGKTARGLVRYSRKYRVLGVIDSTNAGRDAGEVVDGIRRGIPVFSSLSEALERCPSKPEYLIIGVATIGGMLPKEFRPTIREALENGISVISGLHEFLAEDKEFLEIAKRSGASIVDIRKEPPLHQLHKYKNLASKIQAVRIPVLGTDAAIGKRTTAIEITEGLNRIGVKSEFVATGQTGLLQGARYGVPLDAIQGDYMVGELEHAIYQAWLNEKPDVIIVEGQGSLTHPVYVCGTRAIISATKPDAIIIQHAPGRKFRTYDPELKLPMPDLHKEIALYEAYSNAPVIGLGINHEGLSINEVKDVCRKLEAIFGIPAVDVFLEGSERLVRAIIERFPFLKK, from the coding sequence ATGAACGACGCACTTGTGCTCTGCGAGGGCAAACTCGGAACAACAGCGGGTAAGACAGCGAGGGGGCTGGTCAGGTATTCGAGGAAATATCGCGTTCTCGGCGTCATCGACAGCACGAATGCTGGTAGGGATGCAGGAGAAGTTGTCGACGGCATCAGAAGAGGTATTCCTGTTTTCTCATCTCTTTCAGAAGCGCTCGAACGATGCCCCTCGAAGCCAGAGTACCTTATCATTGGAGTGGCTACGATTGGCGGTATGCTCCCTAAAGAATTCAGGCCGACGATCAGGGAAGCGTTGGAGAATGGCATCAGCGTGATTTCCGGTCTTCATGAATTTCTCGCAGAGGACAAGGAATTTCTCGAAATCGCGAAACGGAGTGGCGCATCGATCGTGGACATCAGAAAGGAGCCACCTCTTCATCAGCTGCACAAATACAAAAATCTTGCAAGTAAAATTCAAGCGGTGAGGATCCCTGTTCTCGGTACTGACGCTGCGATCGGAAAGAGAACGACCGCAATTGAAATTACTGAAGGACTTAATCGAATCGGCGTTAAATCCGAATTCGTTGCGACCGGTCAGACGGGACTACTCCAAGGAGCTAGGTATGGCGTGCCCTTGGATGCGATCCAGGGCGATTACATGGTCGGAGAACTCGAGCATGCGATTTATCAGGCATGGCTGAATGAAAAGCCAGACGTCATTATTGTGGAAGGGCAGGGTTCTCTGACACATCCGGTCTATGTCTGCGGGACGCGTGCGATTATCTCTGCAACAAAGCCAGATGCTATCATAATTCAGCATGCCCCAGGCAGAAAATTTAGGACATACGATCCTGAGCTGAAGCTCCCGATGCCAGATCTACATAAAGAAATTGCACTTTACGAAGCATATTCTAACGCGCCCGTCATCGGGCTTGGCATTAATCATGAGGGTCTATCGATCAATGAAGTCAAGGACGTCTGCAGGAAACTCGAGGCGATATTCGGGATTCCGGCGGTCGATGTTTTTCTAGAAGGATCAGAAAGACTCGTCAGAGCGATCATTGAGCGCTTTCCTTTTCTGAAGAAGTGA
- a CDS encoding cobalamin B12-binding domain-containing protein, protein MKVIEVKTGGTPLIYEEIAKAMVDGDGNKVVNLVDAALNQENKPPAEIIKRGLARGMDILGRLYESGEKYLVDLIVASDAFKRSLEILRPRLIESESDAKLSGIVILGTVEGDIHEIGKKLVGIALEVAGFRVIDLGPDVSPDRFSNEAKNLGADILGMSSLITTTMINAKRTIDKLVEDGIRGNIKIMVGGAPVDESFVRKIGGDAYGKDAFEAAAVAKKIVGSSRDNS, encoded by the coding sequence ATGAAAGTCATCGAGGTGAAAACAGGAGGTACACCGTTGATCTACGAGGAGATTGCAAAGGCAATGGTCGATGGCGATGGCAATAAAGTGGTGAATTTGGTCGATGCTGCTCTTAACCAAGAGAACAAACCGCCTGCTGAGATTATCAAGAGAGGACTCGCACGCGGAATGGATATTCTCGGTCGATTGTATGAATCGGGAGAAAAGTATCTCGTTGATCTCATTGTTGCCTCTGACGCCTTCAAGAGATCCCTAGAAATCCTCAGACCTCGATTGATTGAATCAGAATCTGATGCAAAGCTGTCTGGCATCGTGATTTTAGGCACCGTTGAAGGCGACATTCATGAGATCGGCAAGAAACTCGTTGGAATCGCTCTTGAAGTCGCGGGATTCAGGGTTATCGATCTAGGGCCAGATGTGTCCCCAGATCGCTTTTCCAACGAGGCAAAAAATCTTGGAGCCGATATCCTCGGAATGTCTTCTCTCATCACTACAACAATGATCAATGCGAAGCGTACGATCGATAAGCTGGTCGAAGATGGAATTCGTGGAAACATCAAGATCATGGTTGGTGGTGCTCCAGTGGATGAATCGTTCGTCAGGAAAATCGGAGGAGACGCGTACGGAAAGGATGCTTTCGAAGCTGCCGCGGTCGCCAAAAAGATTGTCGGCTCATCAAGAGATAACTCATAA
- a CDS encoding radical SAM protein has product MIKEKKEKMAKCKSCGTEVDIISKSVGFCRECIIKSNECDHVIAVRSNTRRRYGLPIFPPADGQRCGRCVNDCRIPDGERGYCGVRENISGKIQNVAGDEAFAIAYHDPLPTNCVASWVCPGGTGSGFPKYSYERGPEIGYKNLAVFYGACTFDCLFCQNWHYKELCRSSSSRLDAKKLASMVDAKTSCICFFGGDPTPFIDHSISTARHALANSNRILRICWESNGSMGVNYAKEIGLIALETGGCVKIDLKAWNENLHRILCGATNEWTLKNIELLSHMASSRKDVPLLIVSTPLIPGYIDEKEVSAIASFLADLDPDTPYSLLAFHPEYLMSDLPTTSKAQAQRCLKAAKDAGLRRVNIGNEWLLR; this is encoded by the coding sequence ATGATAAAAGAGAAAAAAGAAAAAATGGCGAAATGTAAATCGTGTGGCACTGAGGTTGACATAATCTCAAAAAGTGTCGGTTTCTGCAGAGAGTGCATCATCAAATCAAATGAATGTGATCACGTCATCGCTGTTCGATCAAACACCAGGAGAAGATATGGTCTCCCCATTTTTCCGCCAGCTGATGGACAAAGATGCGGGCGTTGTGTCAATGATTGTCGTATACCCGATGGAGAAAGAGGATACTGCGGCGTTAGGGAGAACATATCAGGAAAAATTCAGAATGTGGCAGGTGACGAGGCATTTGCAATAGCCTACCACGACCCATTGCCGACGAATTGTGTTGCTTCATGGGTTTGCCCTGGTGGTACCGGCTCTGGATTTCCGAAGTATTCCTATGAAAGAGGGCCAGAAATCGGCTACAAGAATCTCGCCGTTTTTTATGGAGCATGCACCTTTGATTGCCTATTTTGCCAAAACTGGCATTATAAAGAATTGTGTCGATCGTCTTCATCGAGATTGGATGCAAAAAAGTTGGCTTCGATGGTCGATGCTAAAACATCTTGCATATGCTTCTTCGGCGGCGATCCGACACCCTTTATCGATCATTCGATCTCGACAGCAAGACATGCCCTCGCCAATTCAAACCGTATTCTGCGCATTTGCTGGGAAAGCAACGGCTCAATGGGAGTCAATTATGCCAAGGAAATTGGACTTATCGCCCTTGAAACAGGTGGCTGCGTGAAGATTGATCTGAAAGCATGGAATGAGAATCTTCACCGCATACTTTGCGGAGCAACGAATGAATGGACCCTGAAGAACATTGAATTACTTTCTCACATGGCCTCTTCGAGAAAAGATGTACCGCTCCTGATCGTTTCAACCCCTCTCATACCAGGTTATATTGATGAAAAGGAGGTGTCGGCGATTGCATCGTTTCTTGCTGATCTCGATCCAGATACGCCGTATTCGCTACTGGCATTCCACCCAGAATATTTAATGTCCGATTTGCCAACGACATCCAAAGCGCAAGCCCAGAGATGTCTGAAAGCTGCAAAAGATGCTGGTCTCAGACGTGTGAATATCGGAAATGAGTGGCTTCTCAGATAG
- a CDS encoding PrsW family intramembrane metalloprotease, with translation MPLRLRYCISFGFGTRRYASKSPFFSYSLYFFFGLTAAFGIAFVIETSLVYILFENGSLLNRFLWGVNGPSPEIYLFILAVVIAPIVEEFVKASGVFLAYRRLAELEDGMIYGAAAGLGFAAAENVIYFGDALLAGFEVFLVAAILRTLTSTVLHASSTAISGYGIGKAKLFRQIGRRSRWLRYVILAIVVHGLFNFFAILGVIFSQGMEIYFAGLFASFAIATIAFRFMKLKIREFDMMFPCERE, from the coding sequence TTGCCCTTGCGCCTTCGGTATTGTATATCCTTTGGATTCGGAACACGGAGATATGCAAGCAAGAGCCCCTTTTTCTCGTATTCCTTGTACTTTTTTTTCGGTTTGACAGCCGCTTTTGGAATCGCTTTCGTAATCGAGACTTCACTTGTTTATATATTATTTGAGAATGGGAGTTTGCTCAATAGATTTCTCTGGGGCGTCAACGGCCCGAGTCCGGAGATTTATCTTTTTATCCTTGCAGTGGTCATCGCGCCTATTGTTGAAGAATTCGTCAAGGCGAGCGGCGTTTTTCTCGCGTACAGGCGCTTAGCGGAACTTGAAGACGGAATGATTTATGGCGCCGCTGCGGGTTTGGGATTTGCAGCAGCAGAAAATGTCATCTATTTCGGAGACGCGTTGCTTGCTGGATTCGAGGTCTTCCTAGTCGCTGCAATATTGAGGACTTTGACCTCGACAGTTCTTCACGCAAGTTCGACCGCCATTTCGGGATACGGAATCGGCAAGGCTAAACTCTTCAGACAGATTGGACGTCGTTCTCGCTGGTTGCGTTATGTGATCCTAGCTATTGTTGTTCATGGTCTATTCAATTTCTTCGCGATATTGGGGGTGATCTTTTCTCAGGGAATGGAAATCTATTTCGCTGGTCTGTTCGCAAGTTTTGCTATTGCGACGATCGCTTTCAGGTTCATGAAATTGAAAATTCGAGAATTCGATATGATGTTTCCATGTGAGAGAGAATAA
- a CDS encoding CBS domain-containing protein encodes MDHVSKRFTETIVGDVYDLIVKRPSTVKSSAKIRDAIEEMLQNPVSRKVYVVDDDGKLIGTVTTETILRLLGYRVGVRESGAISFYRFLRDALKEDVMSVMQKSTAVKKETKLTEVLQLMIENHLNDLPVIDDQGRLIGEVISLELFIIGKGVFEGSISSDS; translated from the coding sequence ATGGATCATGTATCAAAGCGATTCACGGAAACTATAGTTGGGGATGTTTACGACTTGATTGTGAAACGGCCTTCAACCGTCAAGTCGAGCGCGAAGATCAGGGACGCGATTGAAGAAATGCTTCAAAATCCCGTTTCGAGAAAAGTCTACGTCGTTGATGATGATGGGAAACTGATCGGAACTGTGACCACTGAAACGATACTCAGACTTTTAGGCTATCGCGTTGGTGTCAGGGAGAGCGGTGCGATATCATTTTATAGATTTCTCAGAGACGCCCTCAAAGAAGATGTCATGAGCGTGATGCAGAAGAGCACTGCTGTCAAGAAGGAGACGAAGCTAACAGAAGTATTGCAACTGATGATTGAGAATCACCTCAACGACCTTCCAGTTATTGACGATCAAGGGAGACTCATTGGTGAGGTTATTAGTCTGGAACTTTTCATCATAGGAAAGGGTGTTTTTGAGGGATCGATCAGCTCTGACAGCTGA